In the genome of Phycodurus eques isolate BA_2022a chromosome 11, UOR_Pequ_1.1, whole genome shotgun sequence, the window acacaaagttgtatttaaattatttcacgTGGAAAAGGCATAACAAACAACAGGAGCAAAATATGTAATTAGCATCttgtgaaaatgttgcaaaccatgaaacttcatttcggaCACCTAACAGTAAAGGCATTCTGCAATTAAAAGTTTTGAACAATATTACTTtacatatatttcttttttctcagaAACAATGATGGCCTGATGGCTAGCAACTGCcagtaattcaaatactcatatcaggaaaattgttgattttcaaaaggaaattcagtgcgCTATGTCTTTACGGTGACTGATCAAAGGATTTGATAATGACCCATAAAGCAGCACAATGAGCTGGACGAGAAGTGGCAGCGCATGTGTTCAGAATGGGTATGATGCGATCTTATGAACAGGTACATCCAAAATACTCTTTCtgctttatgttttttttttttttaatacccacACGCTGGGGGTGGCACATGCCGTAATTGAGCTATGGGCAGATGGTATACGACGCAGGGTGCTACGTGGTTGGGAAGAGAGGGcagtttgtttatgtgtgtgctgAGAAGAGAGGGGATGAAACTATGAAATTATTCTTACAATAATATGGCCATACATGATTACCTGATTACTGTTAAATTCCTTGTGTTGTGTATTCAGGGGTCTCATGTTATGAAACAATGCCGCTCGATAAATTGCAAAtcccaacacaacaaaatgtcattCAAATTGGACATTCGATATTATTGTCGATTGAACCCCACTGCAACGCCTTTAATTTAACTCGCGTGACCTTTGACATTTGACCGAAGCTCCAACAACAGTGCAACTTCTCACCTTGCCAATGAGCTTCCCCCTCTTGTTCATGCAGATGTAGAGCCCAGTCTCAGCTCCCTTGATACGCACACGGCTCCCAAATGTGTCTGTCTCTACAATTAGTTTGGCTGAGAAAGAAAACATTGCCATTAGCAAATGTAAGTCTGTTCACACATTGTAATGACAGCGTATTAGTCATGACTGAAAATGCTTTAGTTATGCAATGCCTCTGTCCGCATATGGGTTGTTTTCATGGAATTTGATCAGTAACGGTAAAGAGATGGCTCCCTTTGtagcatgttttctgaagatgctaattaacattttttgatCCAGTATATAGGATTTTTCCCAACGTTGCTTCATGTGCCTTTCCCGTGAAAATGAACACCTTTGTTTCTtcggagttgttttttttttagttcttttACACACAGTCCTTTTATGCCACTCAAGGTTTTCTTTCCCGTTAATGCCGCTGGACAGCGCCTCGTTATTTTGTGGCAATACACCATAGGGAGCTGtgagcagccattttgcatccACACAATAGcaaactgcaaaataaatggtgtgaTTCTCTTTCGTGTCAACtcttgcatgtctttaccgttattatgattgtataaagacaagagtgcaATGGGTTTAATAAGTacttaggatcatttatgcacttgtatccagTAAATTGTGCCACACACGCAATTTTTTTATAAAGCTCTTTATGTCTTTCccgttatgcacttttgtctttatggttttatatatatatatatatatatatatagatagatagatagatagatagatagatagatagatagatagatagatagatagatagatagataaaccatgatataataattaataacaataactttttaaaaataagacttttagcatgggagacatttaccctgataaaaccaaggcggcataacaaatatatatatattcattattaaattactatttaaaaaaaaaacaaaaaacaaatgtctttaCTTTTGTTCATCAAATTACATGGAAAAGACCCATATTTTCATCTGACCTCTGACCTCTATGAATGGGTCAACAAGATTGTATGAACAGTGTGTGTACATGTACATCAGAAAACAGAAAAGCCCTTTCAAGTATTTCGTTCTCCGCTCTGTCCACACATATAGCACAAGAACCTGCGGAATCATTCCCATGGATTTATGCACCCTGAAATTCTTTCAAAATGATATAACCAGGTGACCGTGGAGTCTTTGAAAGTTAAGGAGGCAAGGCCCATCATCCCCAtcaaaaatttattttcaaataaatctgCATCGGCCTCTCACATGAAGCTTCACATTTATCTCtatatcccccccaaaaagtgcTGTAATGCTCAGGAATTATGGGCTTGCCCTCGTCTGGATTGCTTTTcaggaagagaagaaaaaaaaagagagaaaaaaaagggcctGGATTTATGAAGTTTAGTGAATTTGCAGAGAAATAGATATGTTAACAGGCCATTTTTTAGTTTTCTACACACACGGAAATTTGAAAAGAATTGCGTCATCGTAAGCATCCCCCAAATTTGAGCAAATCCAGTTTGTCTTGAAGCGCTATTCCATGACGATTACTGAAGTACTGTTCAACACAGTTGAAGTGAATACAAATCGATTACGCATGCGTTTCTTCCTGATGGCATCCCAATTAGTTTGTGGCCACAAAGATACACCATGAATTTCTTTTgcattgcaaaaaataaaataaaattattaggGTACATagtgtttaattaaaaattctGTATAATTCAACATTCAGATTTAGTAAATGAGTTAGCTTACCCTAACcccaaacagcaacaaaaacttAAGCCAATTTAGATTCAGAAGATTTTTTTTGGAGTGCAACTGTGCaggacatattttttttttttggggaggtcgAAGTATCGCTTTTAATGGTTCTTCCAGACCGACATAATCTCTGGAGGATGTCCAGCCACAGTCACAAGGGCAGCTCGTGAGCTCCGTGTCTTTCCGAAACTGCACCAGTCCAaacgctgcaaaaaaaaaccaaaaaaaaaaacctattgcGACCTGAAATCGTCGCTTGGTGTTCAATGATTGGTGAAATTCTAAAAGAATTAGCCGGCTCAATGAATAACAGATGGCAGGTGGTCGTAAGGTGCCGTTAAATGTTGGCATTTTACTTGCAGatttcaaaatacaatttaaaatgccaAGTGCAACATTTATACTGCCGCTccgcatttttgttttgttttgtttgttctattttttttttttttttttttaataaagtatgAAAGGAATGACAaagtgtactgtaaaaaaaataaaataataataaatcaaatgatATTCCATTTTGTTGGTTAATTTGGACGAGCTATAATCAAATAAGAAATCCAAATGGAAAATTGTCCATTTTCCCCCCACTGGAAATGAAATGATATTTTAGAAGACACGGGGGATGCGTTGATAGACTACACAGGGTCTTACCGTGCGCATCTCCATCTTCGGCCATGGCGTTGATCTTCTTGTTGGGCAGAACCTGCACATGCTTGCCGCTGGTCCGACTGTACAGCTGGTAGATCCGGATCAACCTGCGGCTCACGCGGTCTGTCACTTTGCTCTGCTCGCTCACATGCTGCGTGAAATTAGGCGGGGACTGATTGGTTACCTGTCAGAAATTCAGATATCACAATCAGTACGCGCACGTGCGTACACGTACATGTCGAACCTGAACGCCTATCAAACTTGAGGCGAATCGCTTATGGGTCGACATGTAGGCATCGTTTAagaagcttaaaaaaacaacaacaacaaaagcacgATGCTTGTTTGCAAttcagtttcctcccaaattgAGGGGCGTCTGTGCGTAAAACTATTTCCACCGTTCGATCGAGGCCACTATTGGACGGATGGCCGACTTTCGATTTATTCCTCTCCACCTGTCACAGTCCGCTGCGAGGGAAGGAGGGCAAGATTGTTCTCAGAGGACGCGAACACGCGCGCATCCCGACGGGCCCGCGGAGCGCCGGATGATGGCCATCTGATAAATATATctttatctatctatatatatatatatatatatatatataaaatgccgCGTTCATGTTCGAACCTTATCAGATGATTTCTCGgaactgaaatgatgaaatccctcggCCGATATGATTGATATCATGGAAAAGGAAATGCGCAACTTACCTGAGCGTAGGTGAAGAATGCGAATAAGTGTATAAACCTGGAAAGCGGAAGAAAATATCACAAATCAGACTTCATCAATATTGATGGGGGGctgggaaacaaacaaacaaacaaaaatgaagaggaGAGGTACTCACACGTAGCTCCATCTCGATGTGAATCGCATGTTGGATGGAGGGGAGAATCTCTTCCACGAAATTGAAAGACTGGGATTTTTTTAGCCGTCAGTCCAGCTGTGGAAACGCGATGCACGGGAGAGCCGAATGATTTGATGGGAATCCACAACAAGTCAGAGGTCCTGCAGTGTCGTTTTTGACCATATCAACGTCAAACGGACAGAGTCCGCTCCTGGGCGCACCTTCGAGTTAATGCTGATTAGTGGATAATATTGGCAAAACTCTTAGGCGCGCTTGCAAAAGCCGACGTGCGCGTTGAATTGTTGCAAAAGGCACTGCATGGTGGAgttgatgtatttttaaattgttttttttgttgtttttttttgtgagaaatTGTCCGACTTtcaccccccctccctccctccctccctccctccctccccccccccctccccgtgCGGTCCGCCCAGCGTCCAGGTGTGAGTGATCCTGCGCAGGCTCGGTCCCGTCACTGGCTCGGGAGAGGTCCGAAAACCCTGGCCCGCTTGGCTGTGGTAAAACTGCAGACAGGACGCTCCTTCGCCGCACTCTCCGCTTCCATCCCACGCCGCTGTCAAAGCGTCTCACTTGGCCCGACTCCCGGTTAAAATGTCAGGCCGCTCTCCAAAGAACAAGCCCCCTTTTTCTGCAGAACAAAAGCGGACACCCCCACACTCTCCTCCAACACCCCTccctccaccaccacccaccccccTCCCACCTCCCACCCACTTTGACTTGAGACACCTCTTCACCTGAGAGAAGTGCCCAACTCCTGGGGGCAGTGGCGGTCTGCCAGTGCAAACCCCACCACTGTCTGCATAGCAGAATCAACTCGAATCAGGCCGTCCACAATTTGGCATTTATAAGCAATGCGCCCTGCTGAGCTTCAACACCCTCCCTTGCTCTTCCAGGTTCGGGATGTTGATACGCtcccccgtttttttttttttgtgtattgacAGCGCAAAGTGTCAGACATATTAAAAGGATTACAAACGAttagactccccccccccccctcccttcatTTGTCTAAAAGCATCTCGAACAGAAGATACTAACAACCTCGCGAGGCGTTTGCTGAACAAACCTTTCATCTGCAACAATAAACCGCGCGCGGGAAATCTAAGATGCTAGATGCCAGtgtataatattataataatataatattaggAGAAAAATCCGTGCATATACACCTGAAGCACTGAGAGAAGGGGGGACAAAAATGAATATACTTCATTCGGAcgtgtacatcggttgcacgtgattcaaatattattttcaaggaGAACAGAGTGAAATGATCACGTTTCAGTCAGGTGCAAACCATGTAAATGATcaaattaagtacttttttttttctttttttttttttcttcaggactggaaataaagtgcttaattttCAGTGACTAAATGATTCAAAAGTGGTGGTAATGAGATTCATTCATCAAATAATACGTTAGTTTAAACAACGTGTTGAATTTacataaattcaaaggacttgaTGCAAATGATATTTTGTAACGGTAAAAGGCTCGTCGTTTTTCTAATTAACTAATAGTCACCGGACGAGACCATTATTGAGGCTTGATTGAGCGGTTGGGTCACTTCATTAGACAGGGCACTTCATCTGTATCGGTGAAACTAAGCGCACGACCAAATAGACATCATTTATCAGTGAAGTCAGCCTAAAGACTTGAAAGTGGTCCTGGTGGATCCGGATTAAAAATGGCGAGCTCCGTGAAAGCTGTCAGCAATCAGCGACGGAATCAGTTAGCACACACAAGAGGACGCTACTGTCTGATCACATTGGTGGCATTTGATTGATTGGCGCGGCGAAAGCAACCGTGTCTCAAATCACTTCTTTGCAGGACTGTTCCACCGGGGGTGTCTGATGCAGGGCCACGCCACCAGTGGGGGCTGGCGAGAATAGAAGTGGATTTGGTTGTGCCCTTGTGGGGAGGACGGTGCCAAGCCAGTCACGATACAGTGTGCACATGTTTATGTATGTTGATAGAGACATTGACAGCGTCATtaaaaatcacacacaaacccacaacactcttgtctttatccAATAGTAATAACAGTGAGGGGATGCAATAGTTCCAACATGTTCACAAATTCATAAAATATtcctttaaaatatttgttttcttcttggaAAACAATGGACCTTTTGATGGATCATAACTGCCAATTGCCCAAATACTgtactcatatcagtaaaatgaatggatttttcggaaggaaattcagtgggtcGTGAAATGTatcattattgatcaaatgatatgacaATGACCCATATGCAGCGGTACAGTATTGTATGTGTCTCGGACAGCGTGGTACAAGTTAAACCTCAGTGTGAGACATGAGGTGGGGCAGTGCGTGGCAGAGTCAATTTAAGActcaaactgtgtgtgtgtgtttgtgcgtgtgtttgtgtgtgtgtgtgtgtgtgtctgtgtgtgcacgcgcgtgcgcatgtgtgtgtgtgaggagcaGCAGGTAGCTGCCACTCTGTAGCCTTGCTCAGGGACTGGCTGCCCTCCCCTTAACCCCCAGAGCCCCGCATCCATCAGCAGCCCGGCAGGGGGGCAAATACCCTTCCCCCTCTGCTACTGCTCTCCGGCTACTTTATGGTCTCTCCACACATGACCAGCTACCACCGGCAGAGTTATGGAAATCAATTATTGATTTATTCATATTTGAcagacaaaacataaaacaaagaatcaGCTGCCATTCAGTGATGTTTCTATAGAAGCGGTAGTGACAAATATAATGTACTTTGCATAGATAATGGTAGATCATGTTATTTTGGGGAGCGGAATTAGGAACCTAGGCATCTttatattttgatgaaatatCTATGCTAAGGCCCACCGTTTATCACGGGCTTTGAGTTGCATTAAAGGATAGTATCAGTTACAAATCAATCAACAGCTTATTCAATATGAAATATTGTTTAGGaatattgtaaatattgttCCGTGCAGAAGGAtacattaaaagtacatgaataGGGGTGAACTGTAAAGGATTGAGGAAAATACcaagaatcatcatcatcatcatccatatTCCAGTCTCACCGATTAAAcgtaggttgatcgaagactctaaattgcccgtaggtgtgaatgtgagtgccaatggtggtttgtttctatgtgccctgcgattggctggcgaccggttctgggtgtaccccgcctcccgcccgaagatagctgggataggctccagcagcccgcgacctttgtgaggataaaatggaaaattgatatacatatatatatatatatatatatata includes:
- the fgf8a gene encoding fibroblast growth factor 8; the encoded protein is MRFTSRWSYVFIHLFAFFTYAQVTNQSPPNFTQHVSEQSKVTDRVSRRLIRIYQLYSRTSGKHVQVLPNKKINAMAEDGDAHAKLIVETDTFGSRVRIKGAETGLYICMNKRGKLIGKKNGQGRDCIFTEIVLENNYTALRNARYEGWYMAFTRRGRPRKGSRTRQHQREVHFMKRLPTGQQPAHPSHHRPFDFIHYTFNQRTKRTQYSSER